In Triticum urartu cultivar G1812 unplaced genomic scaffold, Tu2.1 TuUngrouped_contig_233, whole genome shotgun sequence, a genomic segment contains:
- the LOC125526924 gene encoding uncharacterized protein LOC125526924, producing the protein MAPSSRIPTSLAPALSPTSPSTRPLRPAHFAATNAPQISPPPTPLRPRWRGPLSSSPSHHAARSLPLSSSEGKGREEKRESEQGRRRPRCTHASLLLWWTRSVPIWMSSNCCRWTRHDPSWLVPPPTPPERGKKSSAGVNHLIQGRNTNQIVLMSLPPTSTTVQFQVCSRFCWQGIFGHASIVEWQ; encoded by the exons ATGGCCCCGTCCTCCCGCATCCCAACCTCGCTAGCCCCAGCCCTCTCCCCGACCTCTCCCTCCACCAGACCTCTCCGCCCCGCCCACTTCGCCGCCACCAACGCCCCGCAGAtctcgccgccgccgacgcccctCAGACCTCGCTGGCGTGGACCTCTCTCCTCGTCTCCCTCGCACCACGCCGCCCGCAGCCTCCCCCTCTCGTCATCagaagggaagggaagggaagaGAAGAGGGAGAGTGAGCAGGGCAGGCGGCGGCCAAG GTGCACGCACGCGTCCCTGCTCCTCTGGTGGACAAGGTCGGTTCCGATCTGGATGAGCAGCAACTGCTGCAGGTGGACGAGGCACGATCCCTCATGGCTCGTCCCTCCTCCTACTCCCCCTGAACGTG GAAAAAAATCGAGTGCTGGAGTGAATCATCTAATTCAGGGACGAAACACAAATCAGATTGTGCTTATGTCGCTACCTCCTACGTCTACAACAGTACAATTTCAG GTTTGCTCTCGGTTCTGTTGGCAAGGGATCTTTGGTCATGCATCCATTGTAGAATGGCAATAG